CGTTGAATTCTGAGAATGTCCGTTATCTTAGCCTTCTTAAGATCTGTTGAATTCTCAAAGAATGCCCAGAATTAAGGAATCAAAAGTTGTTTAACACAAAGCTCTAAGTTTTATAAATCAATAATCAAAGTTGTGACTCTTACAAACCAAGAGCTCACTATTTATACTAATAAGAAAATACCTAAGTCCTTAAGGATTAAGATCTAACCTTCTATCCTAAAGTCTTTTTAATATTAAGAATACTAACGTTTATCTAAAACAAGAATGTAAAGGAAACTAGAAAACCAAAGCCTAATAGAAATAGGATGCTACGCTGCATCAGGTCACCCGGGGTTGAAAAGATTCGTCCTCGAATCGCAAAGCACACCATTCACAACCAACAGAACATGGCACAATATTTCGAACACGCCAGAGCAAAGAAACTCAGGACGAACTAAAAACTTGTGATATGCATTAGCATCCAACTTCTCAAAATCTCCTCGCCAACGTGGACGCTCCGGTCTCAGAGAGAACGCTTGTCACCTACCTACTGAACGGCTTAAGCGACAAATACGAGAACATAATCAACCTCATCATGCACCGCCAACCGTTTCCAAGTTTTGATGATGCCAGATCAATGCTCATGCTTGAGGAGGATCGCCTTGAAAAAGGCAAAAAGATTTCGGCCTACAAGGATACTTCGTCATCTGACAAGGTTCTCAATGTCTCGGTGTCATCACCTCCGCAAAAGACCAACACTCAGCCACAACAACAACGGACCTACAACAACAACAGAGGCTTCAAGAAGAACAACAACAGAGACAGAGGCAGAGGAACCAAGTCTTCAACCAATGGGGTCCTCAGTACTGGAACAATGGCTACCTTTACTGGCTTCAACCGCAAAGCAATCAGTGGGATCAACCGATGCAGCAACAATTCTAGCATCAAGGTCTTCTCGGACCACGACCCTTAACGCCTCAGCAAGCTCACCATGTTCAGACTTTCACTCCACCGGCTGATAACAATTATCCTGTTATGACTACGGACTTCGCCTATGCTTTCAATACGATGACACTAACGGATCCGGCTGATCACCAATGGTACATGGACTCAGTGGCAACCTCACACCTGTCCAACTCGGCAGGTAATCTAAAGTCTACTTTTAATCTTGACACCGGACACACTGTTACAGTCGCCAATGGGGGTCGCATTCCCATTCAAAAATCCGGTTCTTTCTCTTTTCCTTCTTCCTCATGCAACCTAAACTTATCATATGTTTTGGTCACTCCTTCAATTATTAAAAATCTATTCTATGTACGCAAGATTACTAGAGATAATTCTTGTTCTATTGAGTTTGATCCTTTTGGTTTTTCTGTGAAGGACCTTCAAACTCGAGAAACGATTCTTCGCAGTGACAGTACCGGTGATCTTTACCCAGTTTTCTCATCAAAAAATAAGCCAAACACTACTCCTTCAGCTTTCCTTACGACGACTTCCACCACTTGGCATCGCCGTTTTCTCATTTAAGCAATCAAACTTTGTCTTCTTTGCTTTCTTCTAATGTTTTGCTTTGTAATAAACATGACCTTGCTTCGGTCTGTGATGCATGCCAATTCGGCAAACAAATAAAAATGTCTTTTATTTCTTCTGACACTACTGTCACTGCTTCTTTCGACATAGTTCACTCAGACCTATGGACCTCACCAGTTCAAAGTTTGAGTGTAATCAAGTACTATGTTCTGTTTTTGGACCAATAATCTCACTTCCTTTGGGTTTATCCATTACGATCCAAGGAAGAATTTTTCGCAAAGTTCAAACTCTTTTCCAACTATGTCGAAAATCATTTCAAAACAAAGATAAAATCTTTACAATGTGACGATGAAACTGAGTATAACAACTCAAAGTTTCATAATTTCTTTTCAGAAAAAGGCATCACATTCGGGTTTTCTTGTCCATATACGTCTTAACAAAATGGACGTTTTGAGAGAATGATACGTACAATAAACAACTCTGTACGTACTCTTCGATTTCAAGCTAGAGGCTCTTCATGTTTCTGTTCATGTTGTCAATCTCTTGCCATCAAAGGCGATAGATAACAAAGTGCCTTACACAACTCTATTCAACAAGCTAGTTTCTTAATCTCATTTAAGAGTTTTCGGCTGCCTCTGTTTCCCATATCAGAACCATTCCGCTCTTTCTAAACTAGCCCCACGCTCAGCTCGTTGCATCTTCCTTGGTTATCCTCAATCTCATCGGGGTTACAGATGTTTCGACCTTGAAACTAGAAAGATCATCCTATCACGTCATGTGGTTTTTGATGAATCTCAGTTTCCGTATAACGAAACTACCAAACCTTCTGAATCGTCATACGACTTCCTTGAGTCAAACACATCACCCATTCTTCACAAAATTCTAATAAATCCTGCTGGTAACCTTCCTTCTCCAGCAGCACCTATCCCATTGAATCCTCCTCTGCCCGCTCAAGCTGTTCCTCAAGATAATGAGCCTCCAAGGCATTGGATGACCACTCGCTCAAAGCATGGGATCCAAAAAACGAAACAAGTCCTCTCCCTGCTCACTCAAAATAGATCTCCTCTTCCAAAAAACATTCATCAGGCTCTCTCGGACCCAAATTGGAACCCGACTGTTAACAGTGAGTATGATGCCATTATTAAAAGTGGTACTTATGATTTGGTGCCTCGTCATAAGAACACTAACATTGTTCATTCTATGTGGCTGTACAAGGAAAAGTTTGATGCGCAGGGAGTTTTCAAAAGGAACAAAGCGCGCCTGGTCGCTAATGGAAAATCTCAAGAAGAGGGCATTGATTTTTCAGAAACATTTAGCCCAGTGGTGAAGCCTGCTACCATTCGTAGTGTCCTCCATGTTGCATTAACAAACACATGGCCAGTCTATCAGCTCGACGTTCAGAATGCATTTCTACACGGCACTCTTGATGAAACCGTGTATATGTCACAACCCCCGGGCTTTGCAGACAAGACACGACTGGATTATGTTTGTAAACTCAAACGCTCTATCTATGGCTTGAAGCAGGCTCCCCGTGCATAGAACGCAAGATTCGTCAGCTTCATTACGCGACTTGGGTTCAAGCAAAGCAAGAGCGACGCAAGTCTCTTTGTCTTCAAGAACGGCACTGACCTTGCATATTTTCTACTTTACATCGATGACATTATAGTCACCACATCCTCTCCTTCTCTTACGACCAGAGTAACTGACGCTATGAAGAACGAATTCCCAATGACGGATGGTGGTCTGATCAACTCCTTCCTTGGCATTGCCGCAATTCACAACGACAAGGGTCTCTTCATGCATCAGTCATTACGCGGAGGACATAATTAAGCGGGCAGGTATGCATGATTGTAAACCGGTTTCAACACCAGTGGACATGAAAACCAAGCTAGCAGAAGACATTGGCAAACCAGTTGATAATCCAACAGAATATCGAAGTTTAGCAGGCACTCTGCAATATTTAACATTTACACGTCCAGACATCGCTTATACGGTTCAACAAATTTGTTTATTTATGCATGATCCGCGAGATTTACATATGCAGGCCCTACGGCGCATCCTTCGTTACTTACAGGGCACAAAAGACAAAGGCTTACAACTACTTCACAACCAGAAAATGGCATTAACAGCGTACTCTGACGCTGACTGGGCTGTATGCCCCTCAACACGGCGATCCACTTCAGGGTTCTGCGTCTTCTTAGGCGACAATCTGCTCTCCTGGTCTACAAAGCGCCAGCCGACTGTGTCAAGATCGAGTGCTGAAGCTGAATACAAAGGCGTCGCAAACGCAGTGGCAGAGACTTGTTGGCTATGGAATCTTCTTCTGGAGATGCACTGCCCTCTTCAGCGAGCCACCATAGTCTACTGTGACAACATCAGTGCCGTTTACCTAAGCTCCAACCCTGTTCAACATCAACGCACCAAACACATTGAAATAGATATACATTTTGTGAGAGAAAAGGTGCAAAGGGGGCAGGTACGAGTCTTACACATACCGGCTTCTTCACAGTATGCAGACATCTTCACCAAGGGCTGCCTTCTTCCCTGTTCATCAGCTTCAGGTCCAGTCTTGGCATCTCAGAGCACGACGCTGCGACTGCGAGAGGGTGTTAGACAACAAGAATATTTCATTCTTGTTTAGATATTCTTACCTATATACTTGGGCATATCCCCACTCTCTTGTAACAATCTCCACATTATATACTTGTGTAATCATGTAAATCAATTCAAGGGAAACACTTTGACTTTCACCTAGATCTCATGCATATCTTAATGATTTATTTTGAAGAGATTTTTTCTCTAAATCTCTAATCAAATTTAAATGCTCTTGGTTTCAAGGTTTTCGCTGATGCTGATGTTTTTTGGGGCATTGTGAAGCGTTTTCAATGTTTCACAAGGAAGAGTTGATCTATTCCAAACCAATCCACTCGTAAATTTCTCTCAATACAAATAAAATTAAGACACTAACAACATTTGTGTTTCAAAAACATTCAGTTGCTGGAATTTTTTTTTTTTGCTCAAATTGTTGAACTATGGGCTTCTCACCGCTGTCAATGTCACCATCAACAAGTGCAATCTCATAATAGAGGATAGCAAACACCCAACAACAATAACAGTGTGGATCGTTGCAGTGACCTAAACATAGACAATACGATGGATGTTAACGATAATAGTGTGGATTGTGGCATTGACCTAAACAGTAATAATAAAACGATGGATGTTAACAAGAATTGTGTGGGTCGTGGCATTGACCCACACAATAACGATTTGATTAGTGTTAGCAGTAATAGTCTGGATCGTGGCAATCACCTTAACTGTAACGATGTGATGAGTGTTAACAAAAACAGTGTGGATCGCAGCTTTGACCTAAACAAGAAATATATGACGGATGTTAATGAGGATGTCAATGACAACGAAGACAAGTAATAGGAAGATCGATCTTCGAATTAAAGAACCTTTTCATTAGGCTACAACCCTTCATCTCATCTCTCTCTCTCTCTTTTATATAATTGTTCGGGACAAAGAAAAAATTTGTAGGCAAACTGATTACATTTTTAATTGTAAAAAATGGAGTATGCGTAACTTTTTTCTCTGTTAATTTTTTTTTTTTAAAAACATTCCCCAAATAAATTGGTGACATTAATAAAGTTTTGCTTCAACTTTTTTCTTGTTCTCTATTGTCTCTCAGTGTACTATATATCCTACTCTTAATAGAATCTATCATCAAATGGGATTCTCAAGCTGAGTTTCGCAAGTTGGATCTCTCAAATGAATGCATAAAGGTTTTTGGAAAACTTGATTAGTTACAACCATTCTTAATCGTTCCCTTCTGGTAATTGTTTTCTGCGGTTACCCTCTTGGTAAACTTATTAATTATTTTGAACTTATGGGGAACATGGAAAGTCTCTAGCTGTTGTTCGACAAAATTCTTTAGTTTCCATGGGCAGCTCGAAAGAATCAAGCCACATGAAATCTGTTTCGAGCTGTCGAACCAACTTACCGTATGTTTGGCTCGCCTTAGGTGACTATCCCCTTTGAGGTTCTTAGACTAGGCCTTGAAAACAAAAAAAAGTATGTTGTAGACCAATTTCACAGGTGTTCAAGCCCGCATGGGATCTGATTCGTGCAGTTCTGAATAGGTTATGGGGTCGAGAATGTAGGATAACTACTAGGAAGTTAGGAGATTCCTTGTTCATCTTCACTATTTCCAATGAAACCGCTCGTCAATGGGTATACAACGGGAGTATGGCATACTGTCAAAACACCTGAGATTTCTTGTCTACCGGTGTGGGTTAATCTTAAAAGTATCCATGATTCTTACTTCACTAGATTAGGTATTAGTCATATATCATCTGGTTTGGGTGAACCGATGCTTAAGCACAACTCGTTTAGACCCAACAAACATGGGAAAGATAAGATATTCGTTGAGAACGAAATGGATTCCCAAAGCAAACACGGCAACATTTACTTGGTTGATGTTGAATATTCATCGATTCCAACAACATGTGAAAGATGTGGAGTCTTTAGACAAGGAAAAAAAGTGTCTCCTTCCTCTTAAAATGCAAGTTGCTCCATCAAAAAAGCAAACTAAAGCTATAAATGAAGAGGCTCAGCAGTTGACATAGTCTAATTGCTACAACACCCTTCCAAAACTATGTGGGAACTGGTTCTGTTTCAGAAATGGCAATCCAGCAACAACAAGTCTATACTTCTCACTCAGCAACAACAAGTGCGGATGTACCTTTAGAGCCTAACCAACTTGTCTTTGTTGCTACAAGAACTGAAAATGAAAGGAAAACTGAGCAAAAAAGGATTGAAGTTGCAACAAAATTTCACTCTAACTCACACACTCCTGGGCAACAAGCTCAAGAGATCACCATATTGCTGCTTGTAAAGATTCAACCTATATTTCTCACACAATTATATGAGGTAATTTCTATCCCTTGCTCAAATTTGAAAATCGCTTGAGCTACACTAGCAGTTGGGAACACTGCCCTTCTCAAACAAATGTTATGGAATCAAATCCATCCAATGCTATTAGTCATCAACCCTCGACACATGATCACTTAATTGGTTTTTACTCGCCTATCATCCAAAACAACCAAAGTTTTTTATTGAGCCGAAGATTCATCTAACTTATGGGAAGATAATGGGTTCTAATGAGTTGGCTGAATCCTTTGGTTATAATTTAACTAGAGGAGAATGGTCAATTAAACTAATCCAAAAAATCCAAGATCGGGAATGGACTAAAGTTAGTGTAAAAGGTAAACACATCATTGTGGCGGAAGGAATATAATCACTAGCTCATGTCATTTTTTCTTGTTGTTTAAGCGTTCATTGATTGAGCTTCCACTAGGATTATGTGTTTAATCCTTTACTTGTTGCTTCTTTTCCAAACTTATGGATGCAAATTCCTATAAGTTTAGTTTGAAAAACCTTGTTTCAAAAAAAAAAAAAAAAGGTAACAAGGATGGAAAATAGCTCAAAATCTAGAGTTGGCGGCAAGTTAAAAGCAATGGTTTTACTTTGTGCGTATGATTCAAGCTGATGGCTTTAATTCAGACGTTAAGTTGAAGTTCGTTTCGTAAGTTAAACTAACTCATACGTCATATCTGTTAGCTGCAGAAGATTGTCTTCAGTGTTGATGGATATAAAGTATTTAAAGGTAGCCGACCAGTGATCCACCGCCCCCATCAAAGTGGTGTCAAAATGATGTGGTGATGATTAGACTCTTTTTACAATTTGACGTGTCAGATTTACTTCAGTGATTCTTGACTAACCATCAAATCTGAAGCAAAATAAACTAGTTTTAGAAAGAAAGAAAAAACTAGTTATATCTATCTAAATAAAATATTTACTAAAAACCATTACTTTTTTTTGTCGACAAAAACCATTACATTTAATCGTTACATTATAATAAATGTATTAAACTAATTACTTATGTCAATATGATTTGGTTACTCATTCTGTCATATTCTATTCTGAAATTGGACTATCATTTCTATGATTTCAGACGGGTACTGCGTAAGAAAAAAGCTTTATCGTTAGCAGACCAAAAGAAAGGAATACAGATTCTTCCGGGGTCATATGCCTACGCGACCTCCCTGTAATATTCTCTATATTATTTTATGTATTATCAAACTAATTACCCTTTTTATTATACACTTTAAAGCTAACAACTTTAATAATCTGCTACCTTTATTGCATTAGCCGACAAAGATTATCAGCTGGTCTGCAGTTCTCTGTCAATTATATTTCATAAATAACTTGTGGTTGCATGTTAGAATAGTATTAGAAACCAAAAAAAAAAAAAAAAGTTGGTAGTGAATTCACACATCAACTTCGATTTCATATTTTGTTCTCTTCAATTTCTTTCCTCTTCTTACATTATATTTCAAACCCCCCCCCCCCCCCCCCCCCCCAAAAAAAAAAACAGAACCTTAACCTCTAAGTCTTAGCATTTTTCTCCACTAACTTGTGTTTCTCTTCTTTCCAAATCATTTTTTCATCCCCAAATAAAGAACCTTTACAACAAACACCAACTTTCTCTCACCAATGGTGGAAAGAAGAAGCTCCAAGAAGACAACCCAATTGGGTAACAAAGAAGATCAAAACCCTAGAAAATTCTACTCTCGATTCCTCTTCAAAGCCCTAATCCTCGTCGTGTTCTGCTCCATCGTACCTGTCTTCCTCTCCCAGACACCGGAGCTCGCTAACCAAACCAGACTCCTCGAGCTTCTCCACCTTGTTTTCGTGGGACTCGCAGTCTCTTACGGCCTCTTAAGTCGCCGGAACTACGACGGAGGCGGATCAAGCAATAACGATCACAAAGCTGATCATAACAATACTAATCCGCATGCCTACGTTCCTAAGCTTCTTGAAGTATCCTCTGTTTTCAACGTGGGTCACGAGAGTGAATCTGATCCGTCCGATGATTCCTCCGGCGATCGCCATAAGATTCAAACATGGAGGAACAAGTACCACATGAAAAGTCCCGAAGTTGTTCTCTCCAGAGAGAACAAGACTCGGTTCGTTGATCGAGTTGGTTCAGGGGTCAGAGAGAAGCCTCTACTTTTGCCTGTTCGTAGCTTGAACTATTCTCGTGTTTCTGATGACTCCAGAGGCCCATGGGAGAAAGTGAGATCGAAGAGAGAGCTGCTCAAGAGTCTCGGTGATGATAACAGCGATGTGCTTCCTTCTCCTATTCCATGGAGGTCCCGATCATCATCGTCAACGGAGGTTGAATCTCAGCCGTTGATCAAGACTCAGGCGAATCTGACGTCGTCTTCCTCTTCTTCGCGACCTTTACCTAAGCTCACAACTGAGTCCGGTGTGGAAACGGATGAAGACACCGTGAGGAAGCAGAGGTTTCGCCCATCACCTCCTTCTCCTCCGCCTCCGCCGCCGTTACCGGCGTTTTACAACTCGGCGTCGAGAAAGGAAAATTCTCTTGGAGTTAACAGGATGGAGTCTAGAGAATCAGTTCAGAAGAAGAAGTTTTCAGGCGGTGAGTTTCATCCTCCGCCGCCTCCGCCACCACCACCTCCGATGGACTACTACAAGTCGCCTCCGACGAAACTCAGAGCAAGCAGCGAACGGAGAAAATCTTCGGAGCAAAAGACGAAAAGAAACTCTCCTAAAAAGGTGTGGTGGTCTGATCCCATCGTAGAATCGAAGGAACATAGGGTTACTAGAGGAGACACGGAGAAGAATGATGGAAGAGGTTTCTTGGGAAGCAAGGCAGGTGATGAATCGGAGGATGAAGAACGTAGAAGAAGAGAAGATGATGAACACCGCGAGATCGAGGAGAAGAAGATAGAGGATGAAGGAGCTTGTGGTAACAACAGTGACGTGGACAAGAAGGCTGATGAGTTCATTGCAAAGTTCAGAGAACAGATTAGGTTACAAAGAATCGAATCCATCAAGAGGTCTACTAATAAGATCTCTGCTAATTCTTCAAAGTAGAATGTATTAAATATGTTTGAATAACAGACGATAAATAACGTTTTCAATTTACCCTGGTCCTCATCATCAAGAGGAGAGGAGGTCTACTAAATATTTTTGTTATATATGTGTTCAGGCAGAAAGATAGGAATTGGAATTGAGATTTATGAGATTAAAACTCAAATTGGTTATACAGACTGTCATACATTATACATATTATATATTTCACTACCAAGAATAATGTTTTTGATTATCTATCTTCACAACTGGTCTTATCCAAAACTGGAATTTAAAGAACAGCATGATAAACTACAACAAACCTTGTTGCTTGTTTAGTAATGGTGACAGCATACAAGTTTGCTTGGCATCCCCGAAATTGGAAGGATGGTTGTAACAAACTCATTTGTTTGTTCAAGATAACTTGGATATGGATGTGCAGTCTAATCATTCTTGTTGTGGGGATTTTAACTGATTGCATCAAGATGGTCGAATTAGTGCTGGGTTCGCGGGTCAACCCGCCCCGACCCGCCGCGGGTCGAATCATTTTTTCGATTCAAAAACTCGACCCGCATAACCCGCAAACAAAAACTTTTATATCCGCACCCGCCCCGCCAAAACCCACGGGTAACCCGCCAAACCTGCGGGTAATATTAATTATATTAAAAATAGTTATTTTAATTAAAAATGATTATTTTCTAATTATATAATAATTATTTTAATTAAAAAAATTATTTTTTATTTATATAATAGTTATTTTTAAAAAATACTATTAAAAAAATATATTTATAATTAAAATTATACAAATATTTATTATTTTTTATATATTTTACGAAAAATGTTTTTTTTTTCAAAATTTTTTTTTTTTAATTTGCGGGTTGGCGGGTACCCGCGATTCAAATTCGGCTGACCCGCATCCGCACCCGCGATTTAAAAATTTCAAATGGTTCGACCCGCATCCGCCCCGCGGCGGGTCAAACGGGGTGGGGCCCGCGGGCAATGGTTAAAATTTCCAGCTCTAGGTCGAATCACTTTCAAAACATAACTTCTGAGAAACCCAAAATATCAAGGCAAGCATTGGCCCAAACCAGAGCAATTGCCTCAGACCCTCAGCCCTCAAGCAAGTCCAAAGTCTCTGGAAAAGCTTTTGCTCCAAATCATTTGACGTCTCTTTTGCATCTCGGGAGCACCTAATGGCCCATTAGCTCATCCTTCATGTTCATTAAGGCCTAGGTCCGGTGCATACCCATTTCTAGAACAACAAGTGGTATGAGAATGACCATGTGTTTTTTTTGGGATCAACAACAATTT
This sequence is a window from Brassica oleracea var. oleracea cultivar TO1000 chromosome C1, BOL, whole genome shotgun sequence. Protein-coding genes within it:
- the LOC106314258 gene encoding uncharacterized protein DDB_G0284459-like translates to MVERRSSKKTTQLGNKEDQNPRKFYSRFLFKALILVVFCSIVPVFLSQTPELANQTRLLELLHLVFVGLAVSYGLLSRRNYDGGGSSNNDHKADHNNTNPHAYVPKLLEVSSVFNVGHESESDPSDDSSGDRHKIQTWRNKYHMKSPEVVLSRENKTRFVDRVGSGVREKPLLLPVRSLNYSRVSDDSRGPWEKVRSKRELLKSLGDDNSDVLPSPIPWRSRSSSSTEVESQPLIKTQANLTSSSSSSRPLPKLTTESGVETDEDTVRKQRFRPSPPSPPPPPPLPAFYNSASRKENSLGVNRMESRESVQKKKFSGGEFHPPPPPPPPPPMDYYKSPPTKLRASSERRKSSEQKTKRNSPKKVWWSDPIVESKEHRVTRGDTEKNDGRGFLGSKAGDESEDEERRRREDDEHREIEEKKIEDEGACGNNSDVDKKADEFIAKFREQIRLQRIESIKRSTNKISANSSK